One segment of Ferrimicrobium acidiphilum DSM 19497 DNA contains the following:
- a CDS encoding NADH-quinone oxidoreductase subunit N — MFATLVSQLPIRLPAISYQAIAPEMILFGAALLVLALSATLGRREHPELYRWIGLLAALGEGAWSANLLRLVDKHGPSLAIAGAISNDGFSAVVGIIVAVALTLTMLIGPGFVRTVAGQGPEFVTLLLISATGAVVMAQANDLIVIFLGLEILSIALYIMVGFRLRDGLSREAAFKYFILGGFSSAVFLYGVALVYGATGSTNLLKIGSFLSSHVLINDGVLLFGIALILVGFGFKISAVPFHVWSPDVYQGAPTSVTGYMAAMAKIAAFAALLRVLTVAFHLQLQYWRPIVIALAVLSLVFGAIFALRQREIKRMLAYSSINHAGFILLGVLAATSGGVRDSLFYLAAYSVMVIGTFGLLSLIQADAGKTEGSIALSDLRGLGRRRPAVATLLAILVLAQAGAPFTSGFIAKFSVITAVIAVNEYWVAVVAMVTAAIAVAFYLRLVLALFARDEVELGAGDALYPAVVRGGSDAGYIAPRISQIPVWIGVWLSVAFTVFFGVFPTLLLTLASNGKIFF, encoded by the coding sequence GTGTTTGCGACTCTGGTATCACAGTTGCCGATTAGGCTTCCGGCGATCTCCTATCAGGCGATCGCTCCTGAGATGATTCTCTTTGGGGCCGCGCTGCTGGTGTTGGCTTTGTCAGCCACGCTTGGACGGCGAGAGCATCCAGAACTCTATCGTTGGATTGGCCTCCTAGCCGCACTTGGCGAAGGGGCGTGGTCAGCGAATCTACTCAGGCTGGTGGATAAGCATGGACCCTCTCTTGCCATCGCAGGCGCGATCTCCAACGACGGTTTCTCTGCAGTAGTAGGCATCATTGTGGCCGTGGCGTTGACGCTGACGATGTTGATTGGCCCCGGGTTTGTGCGAACGGTAGCCGGGCAGGGGCCGGAATTCGTGACGCTGCTACTGATCTCGGCTACAGGTGCCGTAGTCATGGCGCAGGCCAATGATCTCATCGTCATCTTCTTGGGGCTGGAGATTCTTTCGATTGCACTCTACATAATGGTCGGCTTCCGATTGAGGGATGGACTATCTAGGGAAGCAGCATTCAAGTATTTTATCTTGGGTGGGTTCTCCTCTGCGGTCTTCCTCTACGGGGTTGCACTCGTCTACGGGGCTACTGGTTCCACCAACCTGCTCAAGATCGGCTCATTTCTTTCGTCTCACGTTCTGATCAACGATGGCGTCCTCCTCTTTGGTATCGCTCTGATCTTGGTTGGATTTGGCTTCAAGATATCCGCAGTCCCTTTTCACGTCTGGTCCCCAGACGTCTATCAGGGCGCTCCGACTTCGGTGACTGGATATATGGCTGCGATGGCAAAGATCGCCGCCTTCGCCGCACTGCTGCGTGTGCTCACGGTCGCCTTCCACCTTCAGCTTCAGTATTGGCGTCCGATCGTTATCGCGCTCGCTGTCCTATCGCTTGTGTTTGGTGCCATTTTCGCACTGCGTCAGCGCGAGATCAAGCGGATGTTGGCCTACTCCTCGATCAATCATGCTGGTTTTATTCTGCTTGGTGTTTTGGCAGCCACTAGCGGCGGTGTGCGGGATTCGCTGTTCTATCTCGCGGCCTATTCGGTGATGGTGATTGGAACCTTCGGGCTCCTGTCTCTCATTCAAGCGGATGCGGGAAAGACAGAGGGTTCCATAGCGTTGAGTGACCTACGTGGCCTTGGGCGCCGGCGACCGGCGGTGGCGACGCTCTTGGCTATTTTGGTGCTTGCTCAAGCTGGGGCTCCCTTCACTAGTGGGTTTATCGCCAAGTTCTCGGTCATCACCGCCGTGATTGCAGTCAACGAATACTGGGTAGCCGTGGTTGCGATGGTTACGGCGGCGATTGCAGTGGCGTTTTACCTAAGGCTCGTCCTCGCACTATTCGCCCGAGATGAGGTCGAGCTGGGGGCAGGCGACGCCCTTTACCCTGCCGTGGTGCGAGGTGGTAGTGATGCGGGTTATATAGCCCCACGCATATCTCAGATTCCGGTGTGGATTGGTGTGTGGCTCTCGGTGGCGTTCACGGTCTTCTTTGGCGTCTTCCCTACCTTGCTGTTGACATTGGCGAGCAATGGCAAGATCTTCTTTTGA
- a CDS encoding chloride channel protein produces MLSPVPMVMRRGLAVVVTGVVAGIAVVLFHWSLEGLTYLLRAILGVKELVSPIHVVHLVGERLWVLPIAIFIGLCIAKLVSTASGVAGQRERGADRVIEAVNGSELDLPLTETLGTAVAGVIALGTGVSGGPEGPIAMLVGGPLLRLLSWCSLDDSSTRVFVAAGVGAALACIFRAPFAGVLLAGELFVLAGFVGAVIVPGLLVTAIAWMIDSVAVGGSPLIGHLLFGSIHAEAYVSAVVIGLIAGLIGLLYRWWIAVVAKSITRYSRSTYRRWLSVAIGVAAMTAGIGLVAPEVLSTGTGWIRLVTLLGAESRAWPLWLLLLVPVARIALTGLSLSAEAPIGVLGPALVIGAFSGVLLWRIVSLAHLPLSFGTLPLFAIIMFAAVFGSIGRIPLSMVVIALTATGSLTVAAAVMVAVAVALLVVQRKRITIFGSQVLAGRSPLSSP; encoded by the coding sequence GTGTTAAGTCCTGTCCCAATGGTGATGCGTCGGGGGCTAGCCGTCGTGGTGACGGGTGTCGTTGCTGGCATCGCGGTGGTGCTGTTTCACTGGTCGCTCGAGGGTCTAACGTATCTGCTGCGTGCTATTCTCGGCGTTAAGGAGCTGGTCTCTCCGATCCATGTAGTCCACCTCGTCGGTGAACGCCTATGGGTCCTGCCGATAGCGATCTTCATTGGATTATGTATAGCCAAACTCGTGTCGACGGCTTCGGGTGTCGCTGGTCAGCGGGAGAGGGGAGCCGATCGGGTAATTGAGGCCGTGAATGGTTCAGAGCTAGATCTTCCGCTAACGGAGACGTTGGGGACTGCGGTGGCAGGGGTTATAGCGCTTGGAACCGGGGTCTCTGGTGGGCCTGAAGGGCCGATAGCGATGCTGGTGGGTGGTCCACTGCTTAGGTTGCTATCCTGGTGCAGTTTGGATGATAGCAGCACAAGAGTTTTCGTCGCCGCCGGTGTTGGGGCTGCCCTTGCATGTATTTTTCGAGCCCCGTTCGCCGGTGTTCTGCTCGCCGGTGAGCTATTTGTGCTAGCTGGTTTTGTTGGGGCGGTAATTGTACCTGGGCTCCTAGTCACAGCGATCGCATGGATGATTGACTCCGTTGCCGTTGGTGGATCTCCGTTGATTGGTCATCTTCTCTTTGGGAGTATTCACGCAGAGGCCTATGTAAGCGCAGTGGTGATCGGGCTCATCGCTGGGCTAATCGGCCTTCTGTATCGCTGGTGGATTGCTGTGGTGGCCAAGTCGATCACGCGTTATTCGCGATCGACCTATAGGAGGTGGTTGTCTGTCGCCATAGGGGTGGCAGCTATGACCGCTGGCATCGGGTTGGTTGCACCTGAAGTTCTCTCAACCGGGACGGGTTGGATTCGGCTGGTGACGTTGCTCGGCGCTGAGTCGCGAGCTTGGCCACTGTGGTTGCTCTTATTGGTGCCTGTGGCACGTATCGCCTTGACCGGGCTCAGCCTTTCAGCCGAGGCGCCGATAGGGGTCCTGGGACCGGCTCTTGTGATCGGAGCCTTCAGTGGTGTGTTGCTCTGGCGGATAGTATCGCTTGCCCACCTGCCCCTGAGCTTTGGAACGTTGCCGCTATTCGCAATCATCATGTTTGCGGCAGTATTTGGCTCGATAGGGCGGATTCCACTATCGATGGTGGTGATTGCACTGACCGCAACCGGATCGTTGACGGTAGCAGCAGCTGTAATGGTCGCCGTCGCCGTCGCTTTGCTTGTTGTCCAGCGTAAGCGCATCACCATCTTTGGTTCGCAGGTCCTTGCCGGGCGGAGTCCACTTTCGTCACCGTGA
- a CDS encoding bifunctional lysylphosphatidylglycerol flippase/synthetase MprF produces the protein MGTTYHLQPGQKAVVLSSKVLEQRLDDIRSELEAATDGLSVNDIVIVCGNLTNVEACQNIAVLKSYRRPTFIVAANIELGHLMPTMATPQEKLLDPHWNPQWCSSLELTYEDHGIKRLLVDPGNPYRPSSDDPRAAILDRLSKQGRRFADAASLNPQASIARYIASRSFYRNMRLLTPWVTIPILLILAIRIPLILAPPIHHQWSTALVTSSAILAIAIVLDLVLAATVSIFSSRGTLRILDKPLETAMRVHDPNEPERLRLDQISRDGYHGLITGDTQTKELLRVADVIFATPGNFGVSVNRAPTRIPVPAIYLPMIDASWLELEPGATLRISLWSIQRLKTRSRLLRLLVTPELRTPTPQLQAATPDGPAYSPLVRALHAGNLRFRRMIAIVVFLGGIIELASALLPPLHHHLRLASVLFPSIATFVRHYANALAVTTGVGMIAVALGLHAGRRRSFQISIAVAVLALLANLGRGGDLATMIVLAVVLMVLLINRRAFDQPTPTKPTLSRLVRIVVTMILVWIVALVVTLVAQLFAHRRQPDHLLSTFVSIATISFGLSAHAPSPFEHPYLRDALQLSMLALLLIGIWAILAPLSTRVHLEGRAPPSVETFTRILATHPQSTLDYFALRDDKMRWIRHGVVIAYGIFGSTVIVSPDPIGPRSNSRLAFVEFYAEMKRQGRSVAILGATASWRTVYQAMNMRSYYIGDEALVALDGLNLAGKRHKSLRQAVNRMKNYGYSVTLSNPIRLSTADREQILAIMTSSRRGDRERGFSMTLGRIFDPRDTNLLMSICRNKEGVITGFCQWVPAPAVNGYSLDLMRRDLGDHPNGMFDLLIIETMRQLGEQGYGAVSLNFAAMRAVLAGERGSGIPSRVERWVLGRLSDSMQIESLWHFNSKFDPTWLPRYLVVDTIENLPAIAIAASKAESLWDLPVIGRFLSDTPRLEGPTPSSR, from the coding sequence ATGGGGACGACCTATCACCTGCAGCCCGGACAGAAGGCGGTGGTGCTATCTAGTAAGGTCCTTGAACAGCGCTTGGATGATATTCGTTCCGAACTTGAAGCGGCGACGGATGGCTTGAGCGTCAACGACATTGTCATCGTCTGTGGCAATCTCACCAACGTCGAGGCCTGCCAGAATATAGCCGTCCTGAAAAGCTATCGTCGACCGACATTCATCGTCGCCGCCAACATCGAACTCGGGCATCTCATGCCGACGATGGCGACTCCCCAAGAGAAGCTGCTCGACCCGCACTGGAATCCACAGTGGTGCTCGAGTCTTGAACTCACCTATGAAGACCATGGCATCAAGCGTCTGCTCGTTGACCCAGGCAACCCATATCGTCCATCCTCCGATGACCCTAGGGCTGCAATTCTCGACCGCTTAAGCAAGCAGGGACGCCGCTTTGCCGATGCGGCTAGCCTCAACCCACAGGCATCAATCGCGCGATACATCGCCTCGCGTTCCTTCTACCGAAATATGCGACTACTGACTCCGTGGGTGACCATCCCAATTCTTCTCATCCTGGCGATTCGGATTCCACTGATATTGGCTCCTCCCATCCACCACCAATGGTCTACGGCACTAGTGACGAGTTCGGCAATCTTAGCTATCGCAATCGTTCTCGATCTGGTGCTGGCTGCCACGGTGTCTATTTTCAGCAGTCGTGGCACACTTCGGATCCTCGATAAACCGCTAGAGACTGCGATGCGAGTCCATGATCCAAACGAACCCGAGCGACTACGACTCGATCAGATCTCCCGCGATGGATACCACGGCCTGATCACTGGGGACACCCAGACCAAGGAACTGCTTAGAGTTGCCGATGTCATTTTTGCAACTCCTGGAAACTTCGGCGTCAGCGTCAACCGAGCGCCAACACGGATTCCAGTTCCGGCCATCTATCTCCCTATGATCGATGCCTCCTGGTTGGAGCTTGAGCCGGGCGCCACCCTTCGAATCAGCCTATGGTCGATCCAACGGCTCAAGACCCGGTCACGACTTCTGCGTCTGCTGGTCACACCCGAGCTGCGAACACCTACTCCCCAATTACAGGCTGCCACTCCCGATGGTCCGGCCTACTCTCCATTGGTCCGAGCGCTGCACGCTGGCAACTTGCGCTTCCGTCGTATGATCGCCATCGTCGTGTTCCTGGGTGGGATCATTGAACTCGCCAGTGCTCTGTTGCCACCCCTGCACCACCACCTAAGACTCGCCTCGGTACTCTTTCCAAGCATCGCCACCTTCGTGCGCCACTACGCGAATGCGCTAGCCGTCACCACTGGCGTAGGCATGATTGCGGTAGCACTCGGTCTCCACGCAGGTCGAAGGCGATCGTTTCAGATCTCCATTGCAGTCGCCGTTCTGGCCCTCCTGGCGAATCTTGGCCGTGGAGGCGACCTAGCAACAATGATCGTTCTTGCAGTTGTCCTCATGGTTCTGCTCATCAATCGGCGTGCCTTCGATCAACCCACGCCAACCAAGCCTACGCTCTCTCGCTTGGTCAGGATTGTAGTAACGATGATCCTTGTGTGGATCGTCGCTCTCGTCGTAACGCTGGTGGCACAACTATTCGCCCACCGACGCCAACCTGATCATCTCTTGTCCACCTTCGTAAGTATCGCGACCATCTCTTTCGGCCTCTCCGCTCATGCTCCGTCACCCTTCGAGCATCCCTATCTTCGAGATGCGCTGCAGTTGTCGATGCTGGCCTTGCTCCTCATCGGCATCTGGGCGATCTTGGCTCCGCTATCGACACGCGTGCATCTCGAGGGTCGCGCTCCGCCCAGTGTCGAGACATTTACTCGCATCCTGGCAACTCACCCGCAAAGCACACTCGACTACTTCGCCCTACGAGACGACAAAATGCGCTGGATTCGTCATGGAGTTGTCATTGCATACGGAATATTCGGTTCCACCGTCATCGTCTCCCCAGACCCAATAGGTCCGCGATCCAACTCTAGGCTCGCCTTCGTCGAGTTCTATGCGGAGATGAAACGACAAGGGCGTTCCGTCGCCATTCTCGGCGCTACTGCCTCTTGGCGAACCGTATATCAAGCTATGAACATGCGTAGCTACTACATAGGAGATGAGGCTCTCGTTGCCCTTGACGGGCTCAACTTAGCTGGCAAACGACACAAGAGCCTCCGCCAAGCTGTCAATAGGATGAAAAACTACGGCTACTCGGTCACGTTAAGCAACCCAATTCGACTGTCAACGGCCGATCGTGAACAGATCCTAGCCATCATGACCTCCTCCCGACGGGGTGATCGCGAACGCGGCTTCTCGATGACTCTGGGTCGCATCTTCGACCCGCGCGATACCAACCTGCTCATGAGTATCTGCCGAAACAAAGAGGGAGTCATCACCGGATTCTGTCAGTGGGTACCAGCGCCCGCGGTAAATGGCTACTCTCTCGACCTGATGCGGCGCGACCTTGGGGACCATCCCAATGGCATGTTTGATCTCTTGATCATAGAGACCATGCGCCAACTTGGCGAACAGGGCTACGGTGCCGTCAGCCTCAACTTTGCAGCCATGCGGGCCGTGTTAGCAGGCGAGCGCGGATCAGGAATACCCTCCAGAGTCGAGCGCTGGGTACTTGGCAGGCTGTCTGACTCGATGCAGATCGAATCACTATGGCATTTCAACTCGAAGTTCGATCCCACCTGGTTGCCACGATACCTCGTCGTCGACACCATTGAGAACCTGCCTGCGATCGCCATCGCCGCCAGCAAGGCAGAATCGCTCTGGGATCTACCGGTGATTGGTCGTTTTCTGAGTGACACACCTCGCCTGGAAGGACCGACACCGTCATCACGGTGA
- a CDS encoding YajQ family cyclic di-GMP-binding protein gives MPSFDVVSEIDIQEVKNAVDQASREITTRFDFKNTDSSIVFNENDLLITLASSTPDRLKAVMTVLEERLVKRSVSLKALDRQKVEDASKGTVRQAIRLVSGLDGDRAKQVTQAIKAMGMKGIQAQIQGDQVRVTGKKRDDLQAVMGQLKEQVADIPLQFVNFRD, from the coding sequence ATGCCATCTTTCGACGTAGTCTCAGAGATTGATATACAAGAAGTTAAAAATGCAGTTGACCAGGCGAGTCGAGAGATCACGACTCGCTTTGACTTTAAGAATACCGATTCATCTATTGTCTTCAACGAGAACGACCTCCTCATCACCCTAGCGTCTAGTACCCCAGACCGCCTAAAAGCCGTCATGACCGTGCTTGAGGAGCGTCTCGTGAAGCGTTCTGTCTCATTGAAGGCACTCGATCGCCAGAAGGTGGAGGATGCCTCCAAGGGGACTGTGCGCCAAGCTATTCGCCTGGTGTCGGGGCTAGATGGTGATCGCGCTAAACAGGTCACCCAAGCAATCAAGGCGATGGGAATGAAGGGAATCCAAGCGCAAATCCAAGGAGATCAGGTGAGGGTCACCGGCAAGAAGCGCGATGATCTCCAAGCGGTCATGGGACAGCTCAAAGAGCAAGTTGCAGATATTCCGCTACAGTTCGTCAATTTTCGCGACTAA
- the mptB gene encoding polyprenol phosphomannose-dependent alpha 1,6 mannosyltransferase MptB translates to MSDEEGARLIPTLHGDGSGGRFRTIRRWFGWANVDNLMNVNPISTGFIGSLLVFVGSLQPNSPFTSKIPGSWYLGVNASPHPGNLIVELLAESLIYYGLVLTAVAWLRIVVGARRGEQLRYKWLLFGLWVLPLMVAGPLFSRDVYSYAAQGRMVTLGINPYSGGPALLGNSAYRSTVDPLWGMAKAPYGPLFLALAGGLVQLSGHSPMMTVLLLRLVALASVVVIGIFILKIADLLGVNRDLAFALSAANPILLYTFASAGHNDALMTALMVAGIYLFLKDRRLAGIVLVALAASVKVPAIVAVGFMGYHWSNSNRVLSKLRGLFIAVMLTLAVFYLLGLATHLGMGWIPALSTPGSVLSFEDPLILVGYAIGWVLAHVGLPFGPLFVVNVFRALGDLCILLIGGITILGSRRSNIVRLTGVILIVTVVLGPVIWPWYLGWGIVLLSLGAGDLTVDFLVLLTLSAMPIDFLGAPTAFAWLGYAGLVTILYRRRSSLLREAKEVFDGFRVAVAEVVPPRLQRWIPQFVRIESDA, encoded by the coding sequence ATGAGCGACGAGGAAGGTGCCCGTCTAATTCCTACTCTTCATGGAGACGGGTCAGGCGGCCGCTTCCGCACCATCAGGCGATGGTTTGGCTGGGCCAACGTCGACAATCTGATGAATGTCAATCCGATCTCCACTGGATTTATCGGTTCGCTGCTAGTCTTCGTCGGTTCTTTGCAACCAAACTCCCCCTTCACTTCGAAGATTCCTGGGTCTTGGTACCTTGGGGTGAACGCGTCTCCGCATCCAGGGAATTTGATCGTGGAGTTGTTGGCTGAGTCGTTGATCTATTACGGCCTTGTTCTGACGGCGGTTGCCTGGCTCAGAATCGTTGTCGGCGCTCGGCGTGGCGAGCAGCTTCGCTACAAATGGCTTCTGTTTGGCCTTTGGGTATTGCCGTTGATGGTTGCTGGACCGTTGTTTTCACGAGATGTCTACTCGTATGCAGCTCAGGGGCGCATGGTCACGCTCGGAATCAACCCGTATAGCGGGGGCCCAGCGTTGCTCGGCAATAGCGCCTATCGTTCCACGGTGGACCCACTTTGGGGAATGGCAAAGGCCCCCTACGGCCCACTGTTTCTAGCCTTGGCTGGGGGGCTCGTTCAACTTTCGGGCCACTCTCCGATGATGACCGTGCTTTTGCTTCGCCTGGTTGCTCTCGCCTCTGTTGTCGTCATCGGTATCTTTATCCTTAAGATCGCAGATTTGCTTGGTGTTAATCGAGACCTTGCCTTCGCCCTAAGCGCGGCCAATCCAATTTTGTTGTATACCTTTGCGTCGGCGGGACATAATGACGCCTTAATGACCGCCCTTATGGTGGCCGGAATTTATCTGTTCCTAAAGGATCGTAGGTTGGCTGGCATTGTGCTAGTAGCTCTAGCGGCATCGGTTAAGGTACCAGCGATTGTTGCGGTTGGCTTTATGGGCTATCACTGGAGCAACTCTAACCGTGTGCTTAGCAAGCTGCGTGGCCTCTTCATCGCTGTGATGTTAACCTTGGCTGTTTTCTACCTGCTTGGTCTAGCTACGCATCTGGGAATGGGCTGGATCCCAGCGCTGTCTACTCCCGGATCGGTTCTGTCCTTCGAGGACCCACTCATTCTTGTTGGCTATGCCATTGGTTGGGTGCTCGCTCATGTAGGACTTCCGTTCGGGCCACTCTTTGTGGTTAACGTGTTTCGAGCTCTCGGTGACTTGTGTATCTTGCTCATTGGCGGTATCACTATTCTTGGAAGTCGGCGATCCAATATCGTACGACTTACTGGTGTGATCTTGATCGTCACTGTGGTGCTTGGTCCCGTCATCTGGCCCTGGTATCTCGGTTGGGGAATTGTGTTGTTGTCGCTAGGTGCCGGCGACCTAACGGTGGATTTTCTCGTGCTGCTCACTCTATCGGCGATGCCTATCGACTTTTTGGGGGCACCCACAGCTTTTGCTTGGCTTGGCTATGCTGGTCTCGTCACCATTCTCTATCGACGCCGGTCGAGTCTCCTGCGTGAGGCTAAGGAAGTTTTTGATGGCTTTCGGGTGGCGGTTGCCGAGGTGGTTCCTCCGAGGCTCCAACGTTGGATACCTCAGTTTGTTCGGATCGAGTCCGATGCGTGA
- a CDS encoding DNA-3-methyladenine glycosylase family protein: protein MTQLERVELELEEAVAVLAQRSSLMADFYRNYGLPRLYRDSFDPGRSGGHTEQDAFGFLVETLVYQQLSGSSARAILERLDAATGLRAETVAVLTPEELRRIGLSGPKIKTLDRLCRSVSAAQLSQLASLDDASVRAFIEGLYGFGSWSADMFLMFHLQRFDIWPVGDLAMRRSVQRHLSGSVPLLLPELIEHGEQYRPFRSLAAWYFWADDHAQA from the coding sequence TTGACTCAGCTTGAGCGAGTCGAACTAGAACTGGAAGAGGCCGTTGCCGTCCTGGCACAACGGAGCTCGCTGATGGCGGATTTTTATCGCAACTATGGACTCCCTCGGCTATATAGAGATTCGTTTGATCCTGGTCGTAGCGGCGGTCACACCGAACAAGATGCCTTTGGCTTCCTGGTGGAGACGTTGGTGTATCAGCAACTGTCAGGCTCGTCGGCGCGGGCGATTCTGGAACGCCTTGACGCCGCGACTGGATTGCGGGCCGAGACGGTGGCAGTGCTCACGCCAGAGGAGCTTCGCAGGATTGGACTTTCAGGTCCGAAGATTAAAACGTTGGATCGACTCTGCCGGAGTGTGTCAGCCGCTCAGCTTTCTCAGCTTGCGTCTCTCGATGATGCGTCTGTGCGGGCGTTTATCGAGGGACTATACGGCTTTGGGAGCTGGAGCGCCGACATGTTTCTCATGTTTCATCTCCAGCGTTTTGACATCTGGCCAGTGGGGGATCTGGCTATGCGGCGAAGCGTTCAACGACACCTGTCGGGCAGCGTACCACTGTTGCTGCCTGAATTGATAGAGCATGGTGAACAATATCGGCCTTTTCGCTCGCTTGCCGCTTGGTACTTCTGGGCCGACGACCATGCCCAGGCCTAA
- a CDS encoding GNAT family N-acetyltransferase has protein sequence MSSRSAPRGIDIRNLIPQDSEQLRQIYNHAVLSSTATLDLVPRTHADQERWLEQHLGIYPALVAVAKDQPIGYASISPFRPRAGYNSTVEDSVYIDPNYQGQGVGRLLLEHLIVTATSLGFHSCIAHIVADHKASLQLHVGCDFRLVGVEREIGRKFGRWIDMAILQRQLR, from the coding sequence GTGAGCAGCCGGTCAGCTCCGAGAGGTATTGATATCCGCAACCTCATCCCCCAAGATAGCGAACAGCTCCGTCAAATTTACAATCATGCCGTACTGTCGTCGACGGCAACGCTAGATCTCGTACCGCGCACGCACGCTGATCAGGAGCGTTGGCTCGAACAGCATCTGGGCATCTACCCTGCCCTTGTGGCCGTTGCCAAAGATCAGCCCATCGGCTATGCCTCAATCTCTCCATTTCGCCCACGCGCAGGGTACAACTCGACCGTTGAGGACTCGGTCTACATCGATCCTAACTACCAGGGACAAGGCGTTGGGCGACTGCTGCTAGAACACCTGATCGTTACAGCCACTTCACTTGGCTTTCACAGTTGTATTGCACATATAGTTGCTGATCACAAAGCTTCGTTACAGCTACATGTTGGTTGTGACTTTCGGCTCGTAGGTGTTGAACGAGAGATTGGTAGGAAATTCGGGAGATGGATCGACATGGCGATCCTGCAACGACAGCTACGTTAA
- the rpmG gene encoding 50S ribosomal protein L33, translating to MAKNEKRVKVTLACEECKRRNYITTKNKQNDRERIEMRKFCQWDRRHTLHKETR from the coding sequence ATGGCAAAGAATGAGAAGCGAGTGAAGGTCACCTTGGCGTGCGAGGAGTGCAAGCGAAGGAACTATATCACCACCAAGAACAAGCAGAATGATCGCGAACGGATCGAGATGCGTAAGTTCTGTCAGTGGGATCGTCGTCATACCCTGCACAAGGAGACACGCTGA
- a CDS encoding RNA polymerase sigma factor: protein MGSSSYPAQGDTLTPPKALQAVGDLKPSFEEILKMTQRASAALAMRILGDAESVGDVLQDAYLNVYRSLERFRGDSKYETWVYRIVVNSALGHLRARNRLTNRECSLEVCSPTVAVSREDPNESTAAAVDLIALLDKVPESTRELLVMRYGMGYSVRMIADVSSQTEANVKVRLYRARKQLALLFAQEASVSSAEGANHGDPLISW from the coding sequence GTGGGATCGTCGTCATACCCTGCACAAGGAGACACGCTGACCCCGCCTAAGGCATTGCAGGCCGTCGGCGACCTCAAACCCAGCTTTGAGGAGATCCTCAAGATGACCCAACGCGCGAGCGCAGCCTTGGCGATGAGAATCTTGGGCGATGCCGAGAGCGTCGGTGATGTGCTCCAGGACGCCTATCTGAACGTCTATCGGTCGTTAGAGCGGTTTAGAGGAGATTCGAAGTACGAGACGTGGGTCTATCGCATCGTGGTCAACTCTGCGCTCGGCCATCTTCGGGCTCGAAATCGTCTGACCAATCGAGAGTGCTCGCTTGAGGTCTGTTCTCCTACCGTAGCCGTTAGTCGGGAGGATCCTAATGAGTCGACTGCGGCGGCAGTTGATCTCATAGCCCTGCTGGATAAGGTCCCAGAGTCGACACGGGAATTGCTGGTCATGCGCTATGGAATGGGCTATAGCGTACGAATGATCGCTGATGTCTCCTCGCAGACTGAGGCCAATGTTAAGGTTCGACTCTATCGCGCGCGTAAGCAACTTGCCTTGCTGTTTGCTCAAGAAGCCTCAGTCTCCAGCGCAGAGGGTGCAAACCATGGGGATCCCCTGATAAGCTGGTAG
- the secE gene encoding preprotein translocase subunit SecE: MNRETKRLMARQQMAPEKKQEAVRRSKTKRPKEKGRIRRYFSSVITELKAVDWPTRAQVRSYATVVFVTLVLVIGLIFLLNLLFSTGVTKLYG, encoded by the coding sequence GTGAATCGCGAGACAAAGCGGTTGATGGCGCGCCAGCAGATGGCGCCAGAGAAGAAGCAAGAAGCCGTACGGCGGTCTAAGACGAAGCGCCCTAAAGAGAAGGGTCGTATTCGCCGCTATTTTAGCTCGGTGATCACAGAGCTAAAGGCGGTAGATTGGCCGACACGTGCCCAGGTGCGCAGCTACGCTACAGTCGTGTTTGTGACCTTGGTGCTCGTCATTGGTCTAATCTTTTTGTTGAACCTCTTGTTCTCAACCGGCGTAACCAAACTGTACGGTTGA